Genomic DNA from Telopea speciosissima isolate NSW1024214 ecotype Mountain lineage chromosome 2, Tspe_v1, whole genome shotgun sequence:
GAaatagaagtagaagaagaagaaggaaaccttAACTGGGTCAGTAAGATAAGGTGCAGTTTCAGTTTCAGTGTTTCATACTTCATACTCCAATTCCAATTGTCCAGTATGATTTCCTGATATTAAAGTCAACAATCAATAAAGAATGGGTTATCAAGTTGGGCTTCTCTATCCCTAGGAGATTACTGCTTATTTATTGCTTTGACTTGTTATTTCATTCCAAGTGCTTAGATTTAAAAAGGGGTTTATTGCTTGGCCTCTGTGTCTCAGACTTCAAACTGAGATTTTACTTTTGGAGCCAATGACTGCGCTTCTGCGTTTCTAAAGATTATTTTCTCTGTTGGGGTATCTGAGACTAGTGAGTTTCGTCGGCTCgtgcagagagaaagagaaataagtCGAGATGGCTGGGGGATCTCTTGCTCCGGCCGGTATGGCTAAGGAGAGGGCACAGCAGTATCAGGGGAAGGTCACCTTGTATGTGGTGATTGCTTGTATCGTTGCCGCCGTGGGCGGGTCAATCTTTGGCTATGATATCGGAATTTCAGGTacccttttcatttttatagGGTTTGAATCATATCTTTCGTAGAATTAATGAAACTAGCCTTGTTTTCCTAATGAGATGCTATGTTTTCATCACACTGTCACCTCTAATTTTGCAGTGTTTATTCTGGGAAACATATCTTCGATTCTGATATGAGTGAttcctaaaataaaagaatattcaTTGTAAATGGTTCCTGGAAAAGTTTCATAGTGACTCTTAGAATGAGGGCAAAAAGTGTTTAATTGCTTGATAAAAGGCTTTCtctaaaagagcaaaaaaaaaaaaaaatctaagaatAACTTTTGCTTAACTTTAATGAATCAAAAAGTTTGTAAAACATTCAAGTTTTGATGAATGAAGGACTCAAAAGTTTTGTCCTTTTGATAAGTGATGAACAACTATTGAACTGGAAGGGGGCAAACTCAAATGAAAAACatttgtcataattgagaattgGTTGTGCAATATCTCTGTCAATACAATGGTTTAAGGCTTTATTCAATTTAAGAAgttttctttgaaatttgataggTGGGGTGACATCTATGGATGATTTTCTGCTTAAATTCTTCCCATCAATCTACTACAAGCAGAGTCATGCACAACAGAGTAACTACTGCAAATACAACAACCAGGGCCTCTCTGCATTCACTTCTTCTCTTTACCTTGCTGGATTGGTTTCATCTCTGGTAGCTTCTCCTGTAACGAGAAAGTATGGACGCCGCTTAAGTATAATCTTTGGAGGGATCAGCTTCCTCGTTGGGGCCGCTCTTAATGCTGCTGCTATGAATTTGGCAATGCTGATCTTGGGTCGAATCATGCTTGGTGTTGGGATTGGATTTGGTAATCAGGTAATTTTTCATTGATTTATGTATTCCTGCACAGCTATAGTCAGGTAGTTTTGCTTAATATAATGCATTTCAATGAGAATACATTTCTGGATGATTGATGAATCTAAAAGGAGGATCTGAATTCTTGTTTCCCTGAGCTAGTTCTGTACATAACTCTCAAAATCTGGTGATGTAGAGTTACTATTATCCAGAACACATTTATGCTTTCCTACATACGTTCAGAATGGCCAGAAGTACAGAGAACAGTTAGTGGAGGCGATTAGATAAATAAACAAAGATTATGAAGAACTTCTTGGAGTTTTGCCTAAGCCGCCATACAAGTGAAGGAAAAGGGTGTTCTTGTATTATCAAGAACAACATAGCCTCTCTCTGATAATATTAGGAACATTCATAATAGGAGAAAATTTTGAGACCTATACGTTATAAGGGCTCTCATAAAATGATAATCAAGTGAGGCTGCTGCTGAGATATTTGAATTTGTCGTTCTCATGCCAAATTTCCCCTTTGTCTTATTAAATGATGTACATTGTTTGATTTTTACTCACCCTGCTTCCATGGTTGTTTGAAGGCGGTCCCACTGTATTTGTCAGAGATGGCACCTGCCCATCTCCGAGGAGGCCTGAACATGATGTTTCAGTTAGCAACTACTCTGGGCATCTTCACAGCAAACATTATCAATTTTGGGACACAGAAGATCACACCATGGGGATGGAGGCTCTCCCTTGGCCTAGCAGCAGGCCCTGCATTACTGATGACAGTAGGAGGAATCCTTCTTCCAGAGACACCTAACAGCCTAATTGAAAGAGGATTGCAAGACAAAGGAAGAAAAGTTCTAGAGAGGATAAGAGGGACCCACAATGTCGATGCAGAGTTCGAAGACATGATTGACGCTAGTGAGTTTGCAAACTCAATTGAACATCCCTTCAGAAACATCCTTGAGAGAAGAAACAGACCACAGTTGATGATGGCAATTTTCATGCCAACATTCCAGATCCTAACTGGCATTAATTCAATTCTATTCTATGCCCCAGTTCTATTCCAGAGCATGGGTTTTGGGGGAAATGCTTCGCTATATTCTTCAGTGTTGACTGGTGCTGTTCTTTTTGTATCAACGTTTATCTCAATTTCACTAGTTGATAGATTGGGTCGAAGAGTTCTACTAATCAGTGGAGGTATACAGATGATTGTTTGTCAGGTAACCATTCAGCAAACTTTCTGTTTAGTCTCTAACTTGAATATGAACCCGAATTGAACTGAGTATCCAAAACTTATGTTTAGATTAGATAATATCTTCAATTCCATATTTCTCCTATGTAGTTAGTAGTTGGGAAGTTTGTTTGCTGTTCTTTGTAGTTATGTTTTTATAAGACAAAGGAGACTAATTTGCAATTAACCCTATCCTATTTTTTCCATCTTTTGCACCTGAAACAGGTGGCAGTTGCCATAATCTTGGGCCTCAAGTTCAATAACGATCAGGTACTCTCGAAAGGCTTCTCAATACTAGTGGTAGCGGTGATCTGCCTCTTTGTCTTGGCTTTTGGATGGTCATGGGGCCCGCTTGGGTGGACTGTGC
This window encodes:
- the LOC122652401 gene encoding sugar carrier protein A-like isoform X1 yields the protein MAGGSLAPAGMAKERAQQYQGKVTLYVVIACIVAAVGGSIFGYDIGISGGVTSMDDFLLKFFPSIYYKQSHAQQSNYCKYNNQGLSAFTSSLYLAGLVSSLVASPVTRKYGRRLSIIFGGISFLVGAALNAAAMNLAMLILGRIMLGVGIGFGNQAVPLYLSEMAPAHLRGGLNMMFQLATTLGIFTANIINFGTQKITPWGWRLSLGLAAGPALLMTVGGILLPETPNSLIERGLQDKGRKVLERIRGTHNVDAEFEDMIDASEFANSIEHPFRNILERRNRPQLMMAIFMPTFQILTGINSILFYAPVLFQSMGFGGNASLYSSVLTGAVLFVSTFISISLVDRLGRRVLLISGGIQMIVCQVAVAIILGLKFNNDQVLSKGFSILVVAVICLFVLAFGWSWGPLGWTVPSEIFPLEVRSAGQSITVAVNLFFTFVIAQSFLSLLCAFKFGFFLFFACWITVMTIFVYFLLPETKGIPIEEMIFVWRKHWFWKRFMPTEVDEENDGQTK
- the LOC122652401 gene encoding sugar carrier protein A-like isoform X2 → MAGGSLAPAGMAKERAQQYQGKVTLYVVIACIVAAVGGSIFGYDIGISGGVTSMDDFLLKFFPSIYYKQSHAQQSNYCKYNNQGLSAFTSSLYLAGLVSSLVASPVTRKYGRRLSIIFGGISFLVGAALNAAAMNLAMLILGRIMLGVGIGFGNQAVPLYLSEMAPAHLRGGLNMMFQLATTLGIFTANIINFGTQKITPWGWRLSLGLAAGPALLMTVGGILLPETPNSLIERGLQDKGRKVLERIRGTHNVDAEFEDMIDASEFANSIEHPFRNILERRNRPQLMMAIFMPTFQILTGINSILFYAPVLFQSMGFGGNASLYSSVLTGAVLFVSTFISISLVDRLGRRVLLISGGIQMIVCQVTVAIILGLKFNNDQVLSKGFSILVVAVICLFVLAFGWSWGPLGWTVPSEIFPLEVRSAGQSITVAVNLFFTFVIAQSFLSLLCAFKFGFFLFFACWITVMTIFVYFLLPETKGIPIEEMIFVWRKHWFWKRFMPTEVDEENDGQTK